In Quercus robur chromosome 11, dhQueRobu3.1, whole genome shotgun sequence, the sequence TGCAGAGCATTGTAAGTTTTACCACTATTGGTTGGGCCACAATGATATACTATCTTACGTTTCATGGCCCGTGCAAATGGAAACCAAGTGTGGGGCTTGGTAAGGTCTGCCGACTCAATCATACCCCGAAACCGCTTAATCTCATCAGGAAACTCCTCTAAACAATACTCCACGAATATAGGAAACAAGAACTTGACAGCATCATCGGATGGACCAAGCGACACCACATACTTAAAAACATCAGCAGAAcatttcttgaagaaaaagttCCGGAACTTTTGCACTGCAGTAGGAAAGAATGACATCCCAATGTAGATTGCAAGAGCCTGATTAGACGCCCAACCCGATTTCCCAAAATAACTAAGCACTTGTTGCATTATCTCCCAATCACACCGTGTCTGCTTCGCTCCCTTCTCGGCATTTCTTAACTCACGATACACTTCAACAGGATCCCGCGAAGCAACATTCAAATGAACCTCACACCTCTCCAAACCCACGTCATCATTATTATCGCTAGCCACCATAGAATCAACAACAATACCCTCTTCATTGATACCATTTCCCAATTCAACCATGGTTGAATCACCAACAGTGCTACAactctcatcatcatcatcatctacaCCAACAGTTGTTTTCCCAACATCAGCATCGAAATCACATTCAGATTCAGATTCAACCATTGTCAAGCTAGACACACCATGATCATCATCACCATTAGGTgctgatgaagaagaaaagggtcTTCCATAGAAGGTGGCAGAGGCCTTAAATTTGAGAGCTTGTGAGGGAAATTGACAAGGAGCTAAGTGAAACAAAGTGAAAGCAGAAGTGGAAAATGGACGGTTAGGGACATCTGAAGCAGTAGGACAAAACCGGTAATGCTGGGAAATCAAAGGGTCATATAATAGTCCATAAAAAGAATGGTTGGATAGCAGAACCCTTAGCCTAGTAGAAGAAGAAGGGTATGTCTTAGGTTTATAAATTCGAAACAGGGACAtggctgttgttgttgttgttgttgttgtagaaACTAATAATATATTGAAGAAACGCAAAACCTTTCTTCTGCTCCGGCTCCGAGTGAGCGCAAAAGCTTTCTTTgtgaatttattgtgaaatacTTATTCTTAAAATTCACAAAGAAAGTACACATAACAACTCACCTGCTGTTTGGGTTTGTCATTGACGTTGGGGTTCTCTGTTTCTTCGTCTCTTTGAGGGTCGAGAGCTCAATTGGGAATCAGCAATGGAATCGGCGAGATGTGgctatgaagaagaagaaggagttCATGTTCATTGAGGAGCTTTATTCATCATGTCTGCGTTAATGgctatgaagaagaagaaggggttaGGGTTCAATCGTGtctgtgttgtgttgtgttgtgttgttgcAAAGTGAGGATGATGTTGATGATAAGTGAGTCATGTGAGAGTCACGTGCGACTTTAACAGTAGAGTatgtaggtatatatatatataaataaaatagtggtTGAGGTCCTTAAGAGGAATAAAAGTTGGAACCGCAAATCCGAAATCGGAAAGCAAAGCAAAACAAGGAGATGGGAGACGAGAAGGTGAAGGAAGAGGCTCTGCAGATAATAGGAGTCTTCCAAGTGCTTCCCAGATTGGTTGTCTTCGATCTCGATTACACTCTCTGGCCTTTCTACTGGTactcacttcttcttcttcatataTACACAATAAAACACATCATTAATTACTGCATCTATGTTAATGATTCCTCAATGAAAAAAGAATCATTTTTTGGTATAATCTTCATAAATTAAAGTTATTGGGTACTACCCATTCTAATTTTTGTTCCGTATAATGTTGTCGTTTGATGTAATTCATGAGAACCTGTGTGAAAAAATTACAGTTACAACATAACAAGTTTCACTTGCAAAAAGTACCTTAAGATTCTCTACATATATCTTCTTgttgtcaaatttcttcatctgggttttttttttttttttttttgaagtgaatGTCGCTCCAAACGTGAAATGCCATCATTGTATCCACACGCTAAAGGCATAGTTCATGCGCTCAAGGACAAAGGGATTGATATGGCTATTGCTTCTAGATCACCCACTGCTGATATTGCTGAGACTTTTATTAACAAGTTAAGCATCAAGTCCATGTTTGTAGCCCAGGTCTGCCTTCCCCTCCTTAatttaaagtttatatttttgacttttcaaaaaaactaaTTTCACTCTGTCATTGTTATCCTTGTTGGTTTagcatataataaaatttaaaaaaaaaaaaaaaaaaaaaaaaaaggagagctGCACAATGGTGTAGCCTTTCCAATTCTTGAATTATTCACATCAATTTTGGTATCGATTGTAACGGAAGATTCCCTTTTATGTGGAAAAAGGCCCTTGTCAATATTAATGATTTCACGTATGGTAAATTTCTCAATATCTTGTTCAGCTATTTTACCTCTCCCAGACTCCAATCTGTGGACTGGTATGACAAAAtggtgtatttttcttttagtaaACATGGCATGAGCCAGCTGACTTAGAGGCTCTTTAGAGAATTGTACTGAAGAAAATTTTGGAAGCTGTATTATCTGCTAAGTATTTAGTATGAAGAATTTGTGTGCTTTTTTTAAGTGGAATTATTTTCCTTTACCATATTCAATATTTTCATATGCATGTCCCTTCTACTCACCATTGGACTTAAGGTGACTGACAATAACACTCTAAATTGGGTTCCTTTTTTATTgctatcaaaatttaaaaaatatatattagtagTAAGGTTCCtgatccctatttttcgatttTGTATTGAAGTTTTTAGCTTATTCAGGCAGGTGGCAGTACTTGTTGGAAACTGGTGCAAAATCATAAATGCAATTCTTTAAATTAGAAACTGGTGCAAAAACATACATGCAATcctttaaattacaagttttgtaACTACTTATTATAGTTAAAGCATCAGCCATCGAGTAatgttattttatgtttaagtATACAGGAGATCTTTTCTAGTAGGAATGACAAGACAGATCACTTCCAGAGAATTCGTTCGAGGACAGGGGTTCCGTTCAACTCAATGCTGTTTTTTGATGATGAGAATAGGAACATCCAAGCGGTAAAACTGAAAtacattatctttttaattattactattggtggtggtggtgttgaaATTCTCTTTTCTTGTTTGCTTGAATAGTAGGCTAGTAGCATTTCTTATTTAGTTTGGATGAGGTTTGAGGGACACCCTAGTGGTTTCAATGCCTCTTGTAGTGCCTAGGCAATGGGGTTCAAGCCCTACCAG encodes:
- the LOC126707405 gene encoding uncharacterized protein LOC126707405 — protein: MGDEKVKEEALQIIGVFQVLPRLVVFDLDYTLWPFYCECRSKREMPSLYPHAKGIVHALKDKGIDMAIASRSPTADIAETFINKLSIKSMFVAQEIFSSRNDKTDHFQRIRSRTGVPFNSMLFFDDENRNIQAVSKMGVTSILVGNGVNLGALREGLTKFSENWNMVEKNKQKWKKFSQNPESSDKKE